The Gadus chalcogrammus isolate NIFS_2021 unplaced genomic scaffold, NIFS_Gcha_1.0 GACHA053, whole genome shotgun sequence genome window below encodes:
- the bcl9 gene encoding B-cell CLL/lymphoma 9 protein: MHASRLKNSPTANTQSPKPKTEAMVRSPPVMSPSTAGQMDSKPPNQGKPGSAGGQSQPSPSDPKSLGAKGAGGVAGGVAGGVAGGVAGGMGMKNGQGLTSGPGSKVKVKRERSTSVESYELPETGPPTGEEKDSSRVKRMCVAERRQPYSGADWCSGGESDEDDKGFFNCNSGDVKPQDAISHSTSNAGLSRASTPSHNALGGQVSVTEPSSGQKAGSKVVYVFTTEMANKAADAVLTGHTENIISFHMKNISNNKEKAHLLLNNALRNESKPPGQPQSHQDPPHQPGPKPGMTDSGPPQTSNQGAQSGVQAQEGSSSGGMEPKHLPGNSPGHPSAPGDQPPGGQPEGGGGHGGPQQGDGGPAAGGQGSAGLTPQQQQQQQQLAQELLNMEANTDGLSQEQLEHRQRSLQTLRDIQRMLFPDDRDAPPPGPPQCHGGPHEGGPDGGPRRPEQGPLQAMMAQSQSLGPPGGPRPQGPPFGPPHGPREMPPFPQDDMGPHMGGPGGCGDGDQMTPEQVAWLKLQQEFYEEKKRKQEMQHRPLPPDMMMHPHGPRAMMRGPPPPYQMGPGEMWGGPGGPPEHYQERMGPGPRGMPQHMQRMPGFQGMMNPDMDGPPRPGMGWPDDMPPRMGDPRMGDPRGFPGGPGGMFGGPGGRGERFPNPQAVQEAMFHQGMGPGGGGPGGGGPGDKGLPPGMMMDMQRMMGHQRGGMEPGAMGMFPRMPGDGPMSPSARLQGMGGREMGPEFGMGGGPGPHMHPSKLRGEPPMNMSPDEMMRMRAGGGPPMENMGPQGRPMQGPPFPDQGQPGDFPMGPGRPFPGGPGGMRGPHGEQGPFGPEHRPGGPASGNGRLNHLPPGGGPGPGQRGRKPADLNVQAGGGNSPSINPLKSPPLRQVQSPMMGSPSGNLKSPQTASQLAGMLSGPPGPNAPPTGGPQSSGPMKSPHSMMGSAGASPVHMRSPSLPNPSPGWASSPKPPMQSPGVPPQGGKPPLNITSPNMMGNMEQGGNGPPSAPPSSGAPSGPMSHPGNVPSGSPYTIPPEPTLSQNPLSIMMSRMSKFAMPSSTPLYHDAIKTVASSDDDSPPARSPNLPSMNNNGMGMNHHQGNPRMMGPNNSGPMPALSPLGMTPMGSQPLSHGMAPQMPSPNAGPNMGPGMMPHGMMVSHGQDPGMGPGQMMAQGRMGYPHRGQGYPLTQSPSQQGPFSPHNGPGPQGFPGHPMGFQGEGGPMGGRMGNMSHGGDGGGGMCKPNPSGGPEFGGMQGGFSDADLHEVMRPGASGIPEFDLSRIIPSEKPSQTLSYFPRGGGDPGGKQPHPSGFPMQGMMGEGPPRMGMPMQGMGGMPGGPGGGMGPQDMAMGNPGGHNPMRPPGFMGQGMMGPQHRMMSPGGPGGMMSPGGPGGMMQGRQMAHPGPGGSPNMMMSLQGMGGPPQQTMMMGQMRPRGMDMDMGFSPGPGMF, from the exons CCCTAAACCCAAGACGGAGGCCATGGTGCGCTCCCCCCCTGTCATGTCCCCCTCCACTGCCGGCCAGATGGACTCTAAACCGCCCAACCAGGGGAAGCCAGGAAGTGCGGGCGGCCAATCGCAGCCCTCCCCCTCGGACCCAAAGTCCCTGGGGGCCAAGGGGgccgggggcgtggccgggggcgtggccgggggcgtggccgggggcgtggccgggggcATGGGGATGAAGAACGGCCAGGGCCTGACCTCCGGCCCCGGCTCCAAGGTCAAGGTGAAGCGGGAAAGAAGCACGTCGGTGGAGTCGTACGAGCTGCCGGAGACGGGACCGCCCACCGGAGAGGAGAAGG ACAGCAGCAGGGTGAAGCGTATGTGCGTGGCGGAGAGGCGGCAGCCCTACAGCGGGGCGGACTGGTGCTCCGGGGGGGAGAGCGACGAGGACGACAAAGGCTTCTTCA ACTGTAACTCTGGCGACGTGAAGCCACAGGACGCCATCTCCCACTCGACCTCCAACGCCGGGCTCAGCCGCGCCTCCACAccttcccacaatgcactgggGGGTCAGGTCTCCGTGACGGAGCCCAGCAGCGGCCAGAAGGCGGGGTCAAAGGTCGTCTACGTCTTCACCACCGAGATGGCCAACAA GGCGGCCGATGCGGTTCTGACCGGTCACACAGAAAACATCATCAGCTTCCACATGAAGAACATCTCCAACAACAAGGAGAaggcccacctcctcctg AACAACGCCCTCCGGAATGAGTCCAAGCCCCCGGGGCAGCCCCAGtcccaccaggaccccccccaccagcccggACCCAAGCCCGGCATGACGGACTCCGGCCCGCCCCAGACCTCCAACCAGGGGGCCCAGTCCGGGGTCCAGGCCCAGGAGGGCTCCTCCTCGGGGGGCATGGAGCCTAAGCACCTCCCCGGCAACAGCCCCGGTCACCCCTCGGCCCCCGGCGACCAGCCCCCCGGGGGCCAGCCGGAGGGCGGCGGGGGCCACGGCGGCCCCCAGCAGGGCGAcggggggccggcggcggggggccAGGGCAGCGCGGGCCtgaccccccagcagcagcagcagcagcagcagctggcccaGGAGCTGCTGAACATGGAGGCCAACACGGACGGGCTGTCccaggagcagctggagcaCCGGCAGCGCTCGCTGCAGACGCTGCGCGACATCCAGCGCATGCTGTTCCCCGACGACCGCGACGCCCCGCCGCCCGGGCCCCCGCAGTGCCACGGGGGCCCCCACGAGGGCGGCCCCGACGGCGGGCCCCGCCGGCCGGAGCAGGGCCCGCTGCAGGCCATGATGGCCCAGTCCCAGAGCCTGGGGCCCCCCGGCGGGCCCCGGCCCCAGGGCCCGCCCTTCGGACCGCCGCACGGCCCCCGGGAGATGCCGCCCTTCCCGCAGGACGACATGGGCCCCCACATGGGGGGCCCGGGCGGCTGCGGGGACGGGGACCAGATGACCCCGGAGCAGGTGGCCTGGCTGAAGCTGCAGCAGGAGTTCtacgaggagaagaagaggaagcaggAGATGCAGCACCGCCCGCTGCCGCCCGACATGATGATGCACCCCCACGGCCCCCGGGCCATGATGCGCGGGCCCCCGCCGCCCTACCAGATGGGCCCCGGGGAGATgtgggggggccccggggggcccccgGAGCACTACCAGGAGCGcatgggccccgggccccgcggCATGCCCCAGCACATGCAGCGCATGCCGGGCTTCCAGGGCATGATGAACCCGGACATGGACGGGCCCCCGCGGCCCGGCATGGGCTGGCCCGACGACATGCCCCCCCGCATGGGGGACCCCAGGATGGGGGACCCCAGGGGCTTCCCCGGGGGCCCTGGAGGGATGttcgggggccccggggggcgggGCGAGCGCTTCCCCAACCCCCAGGCGGTGCAGGAGGCCATGTTCCACCAGGGGATGGGCCCCGGCGGGGGGGGCCCCGGcggggggggccccggggacAAGGGCCTCCCGCCCGGCATGATGATGGACATGCAGCGCATGATGGGTCACCAGCGGGGGGGCATGGAGCCCGGGGCCATGGGCATGTTCCCCCGCATGCCGGGGGACGGGCCCATGAGCCCCTCCGCCCGGCTGCAGGGCATGGGGGGCCGCGAGATGGGGCCCGAGTTCGGCATGggcgggggcccggggccccacaTGCACCCGTCCAAACTGCGCGGGGAGCCGCCCATGAACATGAGCCCCGAcgagatgatgaggatgagggcgGGCGGGGGGCCCCCCATGGAGAACATGGGCCCCCAAGGCCGGCCCATGCAGGGGCCTCCGTTcccggaccagggccagccGGGAGACTTCCCCATGGGCCCGGGGCGGCCCTTCCCGGGGGGCCCTGGGGGCATGAGGGGCCCCCACGGGGAGCAGGGTCCCTTCGGCCCCGAGCACCGGCCCGGGGGCCCCGCCAGCGGCAACGGGCGGCTGAACCAcctccccccggggggggggcccgggccCGGCCAGAGGGGCCGCAAGCCGGCTGACCTCAACGtccaggcgggggggggcaacTCCCCCAGCATCAACCCCCTCAAGTCCCCCCCCCTGCGGCAGGTCCAGTCCCCCATGATGGGCTCCCCCTCCGGGAACCTCAAGTCCCCCCAGACGGCGTCCCAGCTGGCCGGCATGCTGtccggccccccggggcccaacGCCCCGCCCACGGGCGGCCCCCAGAGCTCGGGGCCCATGAAGTCCCCCCACTCCATGATGGGCTCCGCCGGGGCCTCCCCGGTGCACATGAGGTCCCCGTCTCTCCCCAACCCCTCCCCGGGGTGGGCCTCGTCCCCCAAGCCCCCCATGCAGAGTCCGGGGGTCCCGCCGCAGGGGGGCAAGCCCCCCCTCAACATCACCTCGCCCAACATGATGGGCAACATGGAGCAAG GTGGCAACgggcccccctccgcccccccctcctcggggGCCCCCTCGGGCCCCATGTCCCACCCGGGCAACGTGCCCTCGGGCAGCCCCTACACCATCCCCCCCGAGCCCACGCTGTCCCAGAACCCGCTGTCCATCATGATGTCCCGCATGTCCAAGTTCGCCATGCCGAGCTCCACGCCGCTGTACCACGACGCCATCAAGACGGTGGCCAGCTCCGACGACGACTCGCCGCCCGCGCGCTCGCCCAACCTGCCCTCCATGAACAACAACG GGATGGGGATGAACCATCACCAGGGCAACCCTCGCATGATGGGCCCCAACAACTCGGGGCCCATGCCGGCCCTCAGCCCGCTGGGCATGACCCCCATGGGCTCCCAGCCCCTGTCCCACGGGATGGCCCCCCAGATGCCCTCCCCCAACGCGGGCCCCAACATGGGCCCCGGCATGATGCCCCACGGCATGATGGTGTCCCACGGCCAGGACCCCGGCATGGGCCCCGGACAGATGATGGCGCAGGGCCGCATGGGGTACCCCCACCGGGGCCAGGGCTACCCGCTGACCCAGTCCCCCTCCCAGCAGGGGCCCTTCTCCCCCCACAACGGCCCCGGGCCCCAGGGCTTCCCCGGCCACCCCATGGGCTTCCAGGGCGAGGGCGGCCCCATGGGGGGCCGCATGGGCAACATGTCCCACgggggcgacggcggcggcggcatgtGCAAGCCCAACCCGTCCGGGGGCCCGGAGTTCGGCGGGATGCAGGGGGGCTTCAGTGACGCGGACCTCCACGAGGTGATGCGGCCGGGGGCCTCGGGGATCCCGGAGTTCGACCTGTCCCGGATCATCCCGTCGGAGAAGCCCAGCCAGACTCTGTCCTACttcccccggggggggggcgacccGGGGGGCAAGCAGCCACACCCCTCCGGCTTCCCCATGCAGGGCATGATGGGCGAGGGGCCCCCCAGGATGGGCATGCCCATGCAGGGGATGGGCGGCATGCCGGGGGGCCCCGGCGGGGGGATGGGCCCCCAAGACATGGCCATGGGGAACCCGGGGGGCCACAACCCCATGCGGCCCCCGGGGTTCATGGGTCAGGGCATGATGGGGCCCCAGCACCGGATGATGTCgccggggggccccgggggcatGATGTCCCCCGGGGGGCCCGGCGGGATGATGCAGGGGAGGCAGATGGCCCACCCGGGGCCCGGGGGCTCGCCCAACATGATGATGTCGCTGCAGGGGATGGGCGGGCCCCCGCagcagacgatgatgatgggcCAGATGAGGCCCCGGGGCATGGACATGGACATGGGCTTCAGCCCGGGGCCCGGCATGTTCTGA
- the acp6 gene encoding lysophosphatidic acid phosphatase type 6 isoform X2 yields MRTIWARAGVLGSVSVAFGSMWWSQQKTEVDPMASSCPAVHTHSTSPYELKLVQVLFRHGARTPLKSIPDILEAQWVPSLLHPPAHTKMNYVVTDLEGGPQPPMPVEDSYRKTTLAGGTFPGQLTTVGMQQLYELGERLRKRYVEEDPFLSPVFSSTEVYVRSTNIVRTIESAKCLVAGLFKQQQTGAVPILTTEALSESLYPNYNGCKLLKMIAGHRWAESATVPDIVDDLKRVHKALGISSNQRVDFILIRDDMVAREAHGLPCPAVLRAWSSTVERRAVDMIYHIYEPSKRENLQLCVGPLLHMLMGNIEEKLQGTAAEPDRKLFLYSAHDTTLIPCLMAMGIFDMRWPPYAADITLELHQHRQTKEAFVKVSYIGQDQLIPGCSGVYCPVQEFKQALAACSLSADLYQSRCSNTEGVAAP; encoded by the exons ATGAGGACCATTTGGGCCAGAGCAGGTGTTTTAGGTTCCGTGTCGGTGGCGTTCGGGTCGATGTGGTGGTCGCAGCAGAAGACTGAAGTCGACCCCATGGCGTCCAGCTGTCCCGCGgtccacacacactctacctCTCCCTACGAGCTGAAGCTGGTGCAGGTTCTGTTCCGGCATGGGGCCAGAACGCCCCTCAAGTCCATTCCTGACATACTGGAG GCCCAGTGGGTGCCGTCCCTCCTGCACCCCCCAGCCCACACCAAGATGAACTACGTGGTGACGGACCTGGAGGGCGGGCCGCAGCCCCCCATGCCCGTGGAGGACAGCTACAGGAAGACCACCCTGGCT GGGGGGACCTTCCCTGGGCAGCTGACCACGGTGGGCATGCAGCAGCTGTACGAGCTGGGGGAGAGGCTGAGGAAGAGATACGTGGAGGAAGACCCCTTCCTCAGCCCCGTCTTCAGCTCCACCGAGGTCTA CGTGCGTTCCACCAACATCGTGAGGACCATCGAGTCCGCCAAGTGCCTGGTGGCGGGCCTCTTCAAGCAGCAGCAGACAG GCGCGGTGCCCATACTGACGACGGAGGCTCTGTCGGAAAGCCTGTACCCCAACTACAACGGCTGCAAACTCCTCAAGATGATCGCAGG TCACCGCTGGGCAGAGTCAGCGACGGTCCCCGACATCGTCGACGACCTGAAGCGCGTCCACAAAGCCCTCGGCATCTCGTCCAATCAGCGCGTCGACTTCATCCTCATCAGAGACGACATGGTGGCCCGAGAG GCCCACGGGCTGCCCTGCCCGGCCGTGCTGCGGGCCTGGAGCTCCACGGTGGAGCGGCGGGCCGTGGACATGATCTACCACATCTACGAGCCCAGCAAGAGGGAGAACCTGCAGCTGTGCGTGGGGCCCCTGCTGCACATGCTGATGGGCAACATCGAGGAGAAGCTCCAGGGAACGGCGGCGGAGCCCGACAG GAAGCTGTTCCTGTACTCGGCCCACGACACCACCCTGATCCCCTGTCTGATGGCCATGGGGATCTTCGACATGCGCTGGCCGCCGTACGCCGCCGACATCACCCTGGAGCTGCACCAGCACCGGCAGACCAAGGAGGCCTTCGTCAAGGTGTCCTACATCGGCCAG GACCAGCTGATCCCGGGCTGCAGCGGCGTGTACTGCCCCGTCCAGGAGTTCAAACAGGCCCTGGCCGCCTGCTCCCTGTCCGCTGACCTCTACCAGTCCCGATGCAGCAACACCGAGGGCGTGGCCGCGCCCTGA
- the acp6 gene encoding lysophosphatidic acid phosphatase type 6 isoform X1, with translation MGFVCGPSVPEETDLTSCVDCGMLTCSRIRQQNMRTIWARAGVLGSVSVAFGSMWWSQQKTEVDPMASSCPAVHTHSTSPYELKLVQVLFRHGARTPLKSIPDILEAQWVPSLLHPPAHTKMNYVVTDLEGGPQPPMPVEDSYRKTTLAGGTFPGQLTTVGMQQLYELGERLRKRYVEEDPFLSPVFSSTEVYVRSTNIVRTIESAKCLVAGLFKQQQTGAVPILTTEALSESLYPNYNGCKLLKMIAGHRWAESATVPDIVDDLKRVHKALGISSNQRVDFILIRDDMVAREAHGLPCPAVLRAWSSTVERRAVDMIYHIYEPSKRENLQLCVGPLLHMLMGNIEEKLQGTAAEPDRKLFLYSAHDTTLIPCLMAMGIFDMRWPPYAADITLELHQHRQTKEAFVKVSYIGQDQLIPGCSGVYCPVQEFKQALAACSLSADLYQSRCSNTEGVAAP, from the exons ATGGGGTTCGTTTGCGGTCCCTCCGTCCCTGAGGAGACAGACCTTACGTCATGTGTGGACTGTGGGATGCTCACCTGCTCCAG gatACGACAGCAGAACATGAGGACCATTTGGGCCAGAGCAGGTGTTTTAGGTTCCGTGTCGGTGGCGTTCGGGTCGATGTGGTGGTCGCAGCAGAAGACTGAAGTCGACCCCATGGCGTCCAGCTGTCCCGCGgtccacacacactctacctCTCCCTACGAGCTGAAGCTGGTGCAGGTTCTGTTCCGGCATGGGGCCAGAACGCCCCTCAAGTCCATTCCTGACATACTGGAG GCCCAGTGGGTGCCGTCCCTCCTGCACCCCCCAGCCCACACCAAGATGAACTACGTGGTGACGGACCTGGAGGGCGGGCCGCAGCCCCCCATGCCCGTGGAGGACAGCTACAGGAAGACCACCCTGGCT GGGGGGACCTTCCCTGGGCAGCTGACCACGGTGGGCATGCAGCAGCTGTACGAGCTGGGGGAGAGGCTGAGGAAGAGATACGTGGAGGAAGACCCCTTCCTCAGCCCCGTCTTCAGCTCCACCGAGGTCTA CGTGCGTTCCACCAACATCGTGAGGACCATCGAGTCCGCCAAGTGCCTGGTGGCGGGCCTCTTCAAGCAGCAGCAGACAG GCGCGGTGCCCATACTGACGACGGAGGCTCTGTCGGAAAGCCTGTACCCCAACTACAACGGCTGCAAACTCCTCAAGATGATCGCAGG TCACCGCTGGGCAGAGTCAGCGACGGTCCCCGACATCGTCGACGACCTGAAGCGCGTCCACAAAGCCCTCGGCATCTCGTCCAATCAGCGCGTCGACTTCATCCTCATCAGAGACGACATGGTGGCCCGAGAG GCCCACGGGCTGCCCTGCCCGGCCGTGCTGCGGGCCTGGAGCTCCACGGTGGAGCGGCGGGCCGTGGACATGATCTACCACATCTACGAGCCCAGCAAGAGGGAGAACCTGCAGCTGTGCGTGGGGCCCCTGCTGCACATGCTGATGGGCAACATCGAGGAGAAGCTCCAGGGAACGGCGGCGGAGCCCGACAG GAAGCTGTTCCTGTACTCGGCCCACGACACCACCCTGATCCCCTGTCTGATGGCCATGGGGATCTTCGACATGCGCTGGCCGCCGTACGCCGCCGACATCACCCTGGAGCTGCACCAGCACCGGCAGACCAAGGAGGCCTTCGTCAAGGTGTCCTACATCGGCCAG GACCAGCTGATCCCGGGCTGCAGCGGCGTGTACTGCCCCGTCCAGGAGTTCAAACAGGCCCTGGCCGCCTGCTCCCTGTCCGCTGACCTCTACCAGTCCCGATGCAGCAACACCGAGGGCGTGGCCGCGCCCTGA